The genomic region GCTCCTAAACCGTAGAATAAGCCTTCAAATACTTCTTTATCCGTATCCCACCCATCGGCAGTATAATCAAGGCTGGTCTTGGTCACATCATCATTAATACCAATAGTGAAATGATTTTTGGGTTTTTGTTCTTTTAGTTCATCGAAAATTCTTGCAATCATTGGCGGGGTGAATTCTTTGGAGGACAACCCATAACGGCCATTGATAACTTTCAGCTCTTCCGCAAACGGTTTCCATCCTTCAACCCTGTTTTCCTGAATTGCAGCTAATACATCATTATAGAGTGGCTCACCGGTACTTCCCGGTTCTTTGGTGCGATCTAAAACAGCTATCCCTTTTACCGTATCGGGCAACGATTGAATCAGATGATTCATACTAAATGGACGGAAAAGCCGGACTTTTATCAATCCTACTTTCTCACCTTTTGCATTCATTCGGTCAACAGTCTCGTGAGCCGTTTCCGCGCCGGAGCCCATCAAAATAATCACTCTTTCAGCATCATCCGGTCCATGATATTCGAACAGCTGGTACTGACGGCCTCCCAATTCAGCAAATTTATTCATCGTTTTTTGCACGATTTCCGGGCAGGCATCGTAGTAGGAATTCACAGACTCACGTGCCTGAAAGAAAACATCCGGGTTTTGAGCCGTTCCCCTTATAACAGGTTTATCCGGAGTCAAAGCTCGATTTCGGTGATCGATGATCCACTGTTCATCAATCATCTCGTTCATCACTTCCGGAGGAATCTGTTCAATCTTTTGCACTTCATGCGATGTTCTGAATCCATCAAAGAAATGAAGAAACGGAATCCTTGATTCCAGTGTAGCGACATGTGAAATCAGAGCCATATCCATGGCTTCCTGTACACTGTTAGAACTTAGCATCGCCATGCCGGTCATGCGAGAAGCCATCACATCACTATGATCCCCAAAAATCGAAAGCGCATGAGTTGCTACCGATCTTGCTGCAACATGAACCACAGCCGGAGTCAACTCTCCTGCAATTTTAAACAAGTTCGGGATCATTAATAACAACCCCTGGGAGGCCGTAAATGTTGCGGCCATTGCTCCCGATTGAAGAGCCCCATGCAAAGTCCCTGCTGCACCTCCCTCGCTTTGAAGCTCAACAACTTCCGGAACGGTTCCCCAAATGTTTTTCTTTCCGGCCATTGTCCATTCATCCGACCACTCTCCCATTGGGGAAGCCGGGGTAATAGGATATATCGCTATTACCTCGCTTAGATTATGCGCTACATACGCGGCTGCTTCGTTTGCGTCAATAGTTAACTTCTTTTTCGGCATTGGAAAATTCCTCCGGGGGTTATTAAATCAGTAAATTTGTTCAATGTTATATTCGTTGCTTTCATTGCTTATCACTTCGTAAACTTTGCGAGACTATCCCCATTCAGGATATCTTCAGTAAGTGCCTCCAGGGTTTTCGTCTCAAAAAGGTCTCGTACATGGTCCCTTATCCGCTTATAATCTGTATGAATCGGGCAAGGATCCTCTTCATTGCATTCCCTGAATCCAATTCCACATTGGTTAAATATGTCAAGCCCATCAATAGCTTTAACGATTTCAATGAGTGTTATCTCTTCCGGGGCACGATTAAGCCGAAATCCACCATGTGGTCCTTTCATTGAAATCAAAAGTTTATGCTTTACCAACAGCTGCAATATTTTGCTCAAAAAATGCTGCGGAATATTCTTGTCATTGGCAATTTCATTGAGACTTATATTCTTTTCTTCCGTCGAGTGAGATGCGATGTAAAACATCGCCTGCAATCCGTAATGGCATGAGGCAGAAAACATAAATCTTTGATTGAAAGGTTAAGTTATATGCTGTTTATACATCTTCTCAACGACAATGATATAAATAAAGATTTTTAGATATAAAACTCTAAATTTAATTTAAATAAAAATGAAGTCGTCTACAAAATAAATACTCTATTTAGTAATGGTCTAAACTGTTGAGGTACAAACTGCTTTTTGGCATACTGTAAACAAAGGTTTTGAAATTTAAAAACAGGGAAATCAGCCGGGAATTTTCTTCATATTAATAATGCTATCCCCTTGCTCAACTTC from Gracilimonas sp. harbors:
- a CDS encoding Rrf2 family transcriptional regulator — translated: MFSASCHYGLQAMFYIASHSTEEKNISLNEIANDKNIPQHFLSKILQLLVKHKLLISMKGPHGGFRLNRAPEEITLIEIVKAIDGLDIFNQCGIGFRECNEEDPCPIHTDYKRIRDHVRDLFETKTLEALTEDILNGDSLAKFTK